The sequence TAAGCAGATGATATGCATAGTATTCAATAATGTGCAGGTGTGCATAATGCACATGGAGAGAGTGATTGCCCAAGGACAAAATACAGAATAAGCAAATAGTCCTAAGTAGAAAGCACATATTAATGCAATAATTCTATGTGCATAACTGATACTTATAAGCCCTACAATTCGAGCTACATCAGACAATAAATTCCAAATTAAAATAGGAAAATTTTCACTTCTATGTCATTCCTTGAAACTGGGAAGGTCATTTGATGCTTGAATACCAATATATAGTGGCGGTGGACAGTGCTACCATTTAGACATCACTATCAATGTACCATGTTATAGCATGAATAATTTCAATTTGACATTTTCTTTTCCCGAGACATGATCCAGTAGTAGTTAAGTTCAAATATGCAAGTAACAGCATGAAAATTTACACATCATTAATCATGCAAAATCAACAGCAAGCTACAGACTTGAGTAAGTAGCATGATAACAGTTCATCTCCTACTATTTAGAACATAAAATAGATCACATGATGAACAAATAGAAAAGCATCAACTATGGTTTAGTCCAGACAAAGCTTTTGAAAATAACATTCTCCTAAAGCCATCAAATGCACAAAGAATACAATACATTGCAGAAATCTATCCTTCCAGTACAATAATGGCTGCCGATATTTGCACTCATTAGTTCAAGAAACCTATAAAGATCGCAGAATTTACCATCTAAACAACAAGAAAAACATTTAGAGATTATAACGCTATCACGAGATCAAAACTGCAAAATTAGAACGGAACAAGAAAAATATCTTCCGTACCTTCGGCCGGAGATTCGTCGGGAGAAGCGGTTGCAGGAGAGGGTGCGGAGGACGCCGAATGCTGGACCGCCgccaccggagaggagggaggaggaggggacaaGGGTCGGCGCTCAGGAAACCCTAGGTTTTGGAGAGcgtggaggcggaggagggaggagctAGGGTCGGCTAGGGCTTGATATCGATCGAGGATAGGGGAGAAGGGGGGCGGCTGCTGGGTTTTGTTTAGAATTAGGTTTTCGACGGCGTGAATACGTGTCGGCTTAGGTTCTACAATACAACGACGCTAATTAGTGTCgtatattgccgacgctttttaaaagcgtcgggcaTTTTAGGCGCTACAAAGGAAACCGCCGATGCTTgtataaagcgtcggcaaaaaagcgtCGACGAAAACCAATTTTGCTATAGTGCAAGCAAATGAACCAAAGGAGGACTAGGTGAAAGGCATACCGCTGCTAGCAATGGCTGAGGGAAGCATGGTGTCCCCTAGGTTAGAGCATTTGGCACCCACCTAGCTCCAGGTCCCTGCAAGGAGAAGTTGGTttggatagatagatagatagatagatagatagagagagagagagagagagagagaaggagagagggagaaagaagcTACCTTTGGGTAATGGGTGAGCCAGTAGGGATCGAGGGTTGATTGGTGGTGGAGGTGGTAGATGTGGCTGAGGAGCCCACGACCGGGGAGGCAGTGGTGAGCAGGCCAAGACCAGATGATTTGGCCATAGATGAACTAGTGAGTGGTCTACAGTGGGGTGCCCCCACACATGTAGTGGCCTTAAGGGTTGgacaggaggaggagggaaggccATGGTGGGAAGAAGCCAAGGGTTTCTATCCCTCATCGGCCATCGCCCCGTCACCGCCACCACAACCGGCATGCATGTGCCATCTCTGGCTCCACCCCGCAACCTCCGCCTCCCTCGCGAGCAAATGCTTCCGACGATACTGATATTTCTACAATTCATCATATTAGTAATGGTGGCCTCAAATTAATACTAGCACTAGTAATTCAGATTGAGAAAGgtaaaaaaagagggaagaaaatatgataaaaaaaagagatagtTCTCTTTCTTCCTGAATCTTAGTATGAATTAATAAATAGTGCCGTAAACTAGATCTAAGTTGACCGATGAGCTACCGACATCTGTATCACTGGTGAATGATTTTCTCTTGTACTTCTTTTTTGGGAACGTAATTATACTGTACCACAGGGAAACAAGTAAAAAGAAGTGGAAGATCTTTTAAATAGACGTAAAGTCCGCTTTTCTCAATGGGCATCTTGAAGAGAAGGTCTACATTGATCAACCATCTAGTTTTGTTGTGCAAGGAGAGAAAGGGAAAGTCTACAAGCTGAAAAGAACTCTCTAAAAGCTCAAACAAGCACCACGAGCATGGAATTTTTGAATTGATAGTTACTTTATTCAAAATAGATTTACTAAATGTCCATATGAACATGCTACATATATGAAGACTAATCTGCAAGGTGATGTTATATTCGTTTGTCTCTATGTGGACGACTTGATTTTCGCCAAAAATAATTTATCCATGATTAAAGAATTCAAGAGCTCGATGGTGAGGAAGTTTGAAATGACTGATTTGGAACTTATGGCTTATTTCTTGGGCATTGAAGTGAAACAAGGAAGCGATGAAATTTTTATTTCTCAAGAAAAGTATGCAAAAGAAATCTTGGCGAAGTTTGTCGTGGATGATTGTCAACCGGTTGATACCCGGTAGAGTGTGGCGCCAAGCTAACCAAGAAAGGTGAAGGTAAACTTGTGAATCCAACTTATTACAAAAGTCTTGTTGGATGTTTGTAATATTTGACTTGTACTAGACCCGATATTTTATAAAGTCAAGTGAGCAAGTTGTTGATATATTGGCAAAGCCACTCAATGTTCAAGTTTGTCAGAAGTTAAGAAAGTTGCTTGGAGTGATGGCACCTGGAGGAACAAGTTTAAGGGGGGAGCATATTAAGAATTAAACTTATTCTTATCCCTTATTTAttgttttgaaatatatatatgtcttGAGTACTGAAAAGTTGTATTGGAATATGTAGAGACTCCTAGAAAGTTGAAGAGTCATTCTAGAAAGTTGAAGAGTCATTATGAAGTTCATAGTTTACGCTATCAATATAAAGAGCGGTAAACGTTCATATAATTAAGTAAGAGAGTATGAAAATACAGTAATGAAATTAGAGATACATTAAGTATCTCTCTTCGCTATTACTTTTACATACGCAAAGACAAACACATTTCCAAcaaaagatagagagagaggaaagagggagagagaagctACCCTTGGGTAATGGGTGAGCCAGTAGGGAGGGTTGGTTGGTGGAGGAGGCGATAGAGGTGGCTGAGGAGCCCACGGCCGGGGAGGTGGTGGTGAGCGGACGAAGACCAGATGATTTGGCCACAGATGAACTGGTGACTAGTCTACAGTGGGGTGCCCCCATACATGTAGTGGCCTTAAGAGTTGGACAGGAGGAGGGGGGGAAGGCCATGGTGGAAAGAAGCCAAAGGTTTCTGTCCCTCATCGCCCCGTCACCACTACCACAACCGGCATGCATGTGCCATCTCTTGCTCCACCTCGTGGCCTCCGCCTCCATCGCAAGCAAATGCTTCCGGTGAGACCGATATTTCTGCAATTTATCATATTAGTAATGGTGGCCTCAAATTAATACTAGCACTAATAATTCAGATTGAGAAAgttaaaaaaagagggaaatatgattaaaaaaatgAGATAATTCTCTTTCTTCCTGAATCTTAGTACCAATTAATAAATAGTGCCGTAAACTAGATCTGAGTTGATCGATGAGCTACCAACATCTGTATCACTGGTAAATGATTTCCTCTTGTACTTCATTTTTTGGGTGCGTAATTATACTGTACGTACCACTGGGAaacaatggaaaagaaaaaaaaaaggaaaagaaagaattcCATTTTTCCCATTATTTCCTTCGGTTAAAGtaaataatggaaaagaaataCCTGTCAAACAAATTAATATTTGGCGCTATCTcaacaaaaggaaaagaaaacaaatttgATTTTTGGACATCAacaacatacaaaaaaaaaaaaggtgaacaaAAGGTTCATTGATGGCACGATACAAATCTTAAAAACAGCGACCACTTTTTATCACAACTGTGGTTTCAGCTTTCAAGCCATTCATGCTCAAAAGGGCTGATTCGTACATCATCTATCATAGGAATTTTAGAATCCTCTCAAACAATTACTATCAAAGCTTTATCGCGCCATAGAAATTgagtaagaagaagaagagaaattcCTCTTCgaagagaaataaaagaagagtATCAATTCAAGTACCTGAAGATCTCTAGCAACATTATGTCGTGTGAGGCAATCAATCCCCATTAGTTCTAATATCCTCGAGGGCACGGCCTTATCAATCCCAAGCTGCTCAACCACCTCAACAAATCTCCGGTGCAACTCAGGAGTCCAATCCACCTATTCATGACCaaagaattaaaattttaaagaatATGTCTATAAAACCTAAGAAACTCCATTAGCAACTGAAAATTTTGCACCAAGATATCAACAACTATACTTCCCTTTGTCCAAAAGCTCAGTCTAAGCTATTTGGGAGCTTCAGGCTTGGTGAACAGCTAATTACTCCTTTTGGCTTCTCTAACGTTGTGCTTGCAGGATGCCACCACTTACTTCGACCACTGCTGTTGCAGTCCCTGACTCCTCTTCATGAGTCATGAGAAACGGAGAACGCCGCGAGGATCTGCGCAGGGTCCACCTCCTGGTCGGGCAGCATGTCCCCGGCGAAGAGGTCATCAAAGTTGATGTCCCCGAGGAAGTTCCCTCCCATGAATCTGTTGCAGAATTCTTCTGTGGATGCCCAGCGGCTTCCCACCTCCGGGTCTCTCTCATCACCATTCGAGTCTCTTTGAGGCGATATTGCAAGCATCCTAATAGAAGTAAAAGTGCACCTACCTATATGCAGAAGTATGGATAAAGAAGCGAGGAAGGGATGGGTGGATGATGTGATCTAACAGGCCAAAGTACAGCAACGAGAACATGTATCGACGTGAGGCTGCATGGAAATGGAAAGGAGGACTTCTCCAACGACGGGGTGGGCGGCGGATCTGAGGGAGAGCGTGGAGTAATGAAGCTTTAATTGCCTCATAGAGTCATCAGAGCGGGGGGGAATGTGGATCTCCGCCGTAACTATCGTCTAGAtttctttcatttgttttaaGGCTTTTTTTGGATTCCTATGGATTTGTGGATCTCTCTTAATCATTCCTATGGATTTGtggatggatttttttttttttttttgctaaacagTGGATGGAtgttttttgagaaaaagaaaaacaatcagTAGACAtatctgagagagagagagagagagagagagagcggaagaagatccaaaagagTGCGTCAGATATGATAGGTTCGTTGCTTTGCCTGTCACAGCCCGAGACCGGTCGCTGTCCCTTGGCAAACGGTACATGCCTGTCACGGCCTAAGCGTTGAAATCACTATTTATTCAAAAACTTaaactaataaaataaaataaatttatttatatattttatttctttttatacTTTATCTCACATATCGAGCgtactttttttaaaataaatgagcttaatatataaatttttttaataatagagTTAAAAAATGTGAAAATAAAAATCGAGAAAGTAAATAAAAACTtaaatgaataaaataaaataaatttatttatatatttatattttcttacgcTAATCAGCCTGCAACAAAAATCGTCAGTCACGTtgtttttaaatattattaaaagttaaaaaaaatgttaCCAAAAGTCAGAAAGAATACTGCTAATATTTTTGtcgagagaagggaagaggatCCAAATATGATAGGTACGCCGTATGATGTCACAGCCTGAGACCGATTTGTCGCCATCCCCTGGGAAATGATACGGTGAATTAAGCAGCATACTGCAACAAAAAGGTGTTATCAGCATCTTTTTCAAATCCGGCTATAAGCCAAAGAAAAAATACTGTAAATATCtttttattactatttttagaatatttgcTTATGCAATAGTGTCGGCAACTAATTATtagtatttttagaaaaatataagtAAACCGCGAAGAAAAGgtccactctttttttttttttttgctaaaaaaaaggggtagggggggaggaagggacaagcccacccccgcgtagcagcccccaactgggcccccgccccgccaggagaatgttcgatgcgggcagaaatggccgtgtgttgggcaccccgaccggttttactcataccctccccacccgtgagcccggctcagctactcctctgagctctgactcgagtcccacgtgtgagtacgtcacacccggcaccaccccggctactagcggttcaagagcggtcctacaccacaagtccaagcagtggccaaagtagtaagctccggtccacaatttaatcgtcgccgcagcgattcgaacttgggaccttgtggttagaattgctgcccagtaccactaggctaccaccttggtggcattTGAACCACTctacgccaaaaaaaaaaaaaaaaaaactattataAGCCAGAAAAAACACtgcaaatatctttatcagTATTTTTATGGCACTATGGAGCTGCAACTTGTACCGTTAttagataaaaaatatttatttaacttATTAACGTGCATTCATATCATTAAATAAGTATTTGatgtatattttaatatttcatatttttaattattatttttaaaaatcttttttataaaaatcaaaattgaacttaatttatttaattctttatgATCTTTTCAAAGTTTTATTGTTAAAaatgttaaaaaatatttaaaaattaacttTTATGCATCATCGTattcatatataattttttcacaAACTCTTTAAGAATAgttaatatataattattttaatttatgctataataaaaaataataatgatttTTGATACAAACGatcttaatattattatattatatttttatcttaaataatttttgattgttaatattttaatataaactTGATCAAACCAATGATCTATATATAGCAATGCTAAGAAGATATATATGTACAATATCAAATTAGATGGCATCAGTGTGACCAAAACCAAGCTCTGcataaaaatttataatttaaaatttagcaGCAATTTTCCAAAATTTCATAAATTATGATATTAGTTACTGATATATTAGTTAAATGCTATAAGAGTAGTTCTAGCTTATAGTACTTTAAGTTATATACCATAGAATATAAATTTAGAGTGGCatttataaaaatttataaaatagaaaaaattacTTATTCGAAGATAgcgatatttttattataatgtagtaaaaaaaaataccaGTAGGTAGTAAAAAAATTCCATTTCAAATTTTCCATcaaaagttatttttattataatagcTTTATCTCTTAGTTCAAATGGAATATTTCTTTTAACTACCGAACAAAACGTAGTGGAAGATGCATGCATGTCTCCTTTTCCCCTTCCACTCCATGGTGAATCGCAAGAGGGGCGATGGAAAGTGGAGTTGAGCGGGACAAGTCATGTTGAATCTCATTCTGTACAGTGCTAAGGGCCTGTTtgagagagcttttggagggccaaaaagcattttctggccctccaaaagtactttctcaatttatttaccaaacatatattaaaatgctgtaacactttagaaatataattaccaaatagcaaacatctttttttataaaagctttaCTTCAAAAAGTTCTACTTCCAACAACTCTACCGCCAACAACTcttccaaacagggcctaaagcCTAGCTGGTCCACCTGAAGGTGAAAACAGTTAATTATGGCTTGCGTAGGAAATTACAAAGTATACAACTATAAATGCAGCTCGTGTTAGACAAATTCGGAACCTTTTCGTCCCGGCTAACATATAATTTGGGTCAGATTAGACCAACAAATACACCTAACTTTTGTTGGTCTTATTGAAAGTATCCGCATGAGTTCACTCTAGATGATATCTCCATTATCACAACGTAAGCATCATTGAGCGTTCCTTTATTCAGGCTCCCAAGCCTTCAATGAAACATCATCACTTatcatcaatccctaatactccctgtatatatatatataccttctTCAAAAAAACTATATCTTAATCAAGCTTTTGcagttagagaaaaaaaaaaaagatgattgCAGCAACTAAAAGCGAGCATGCATGAATGGGAGCCATTCATACTCCCCCTGTCATGCACCATGCATGGATGTCGAGCACCAACTTTGTATATATTTTTGGACAAGGCCCAGATACCTATGCAGACCAGTATCTTGAACGGCGGATAATGTTACTTCCATAGccttaaaacaagcaaaaacCGAAGCACACCATATTGAGAGGTCTAATCCTAACAAAAAGCCTAACCCTTTCGCCCAACATCAACCAGCTCAGATGATTTGCGTACAAATTTGCCCACGTATCCTATGCTAATGtgagcatctctctctctctctctctctctctctctctctgcgatAAACACTCGAATGGCGCTGACGTCTCTTTCCTGGGAGGTGGTTGCACCCTCGCCTTCTCACCGTCAGATCGACTCCCAAAAGGGGAAACCACCTTAGTTTAGAAGGGAGAGAGACATAAACGAGGGCCGCCAACCCAAAGAGATAGAGAGGCTGAATGAAAACATGAATCAAGAGAGACGGAGGGaaagcatgcatgcatggcTCGTTGCAGGCCTCTGGGATTCTTGTTGGGATTGCCCTTTGCCATGCTCGCATTGCTTCTGTCCCTCGTTGGAGCCGTGGTGTGGTTCATTGGGTTAGCATCCATCTGCTCCTGCATCTCTCTAatctttgattttctttatggtccttttttttaaagaatttcATTTTATGGTTGCGTTTGAAATTTTTATGAAAAGGAAAAggtcattttatttttatattacaaAAGCTTTTTCCCCTGCCAAAAAACGATGTATTTTGAATTTGTCGAATCATTATATCTCAGCATTCAAAAGAATATTGCAAATATTTATCTTACTTGATGCATGCGCATGATATAGATTGATCTGCATCTAAAGATATTCTCATTAGTCATAAAAATAGGGGAATTAATAGCAGTccactaaaaaataaatattattatgaAGCAAAATCTTCTTACCGGCCAATTGCCTTTTTATGAAGAAAAATGTTTTATTTAAGATTTTCGATCTCTCAGtgggttttctttcttttattcttgcaGATTTGTTTTGACCTGTATTTGCCCATGCTGCTGTGGATGCTGCGCTTGGGTGGCCAATTTCGCGGTCGATATGATACAGCTTCCTGTTAAATCGATACGGTGGTTCATTGATCACATCCCTTGTTAATGTGTGAattatttgtatgtatatatgtttggttcttttctaattatttaatttaaatGATTCTTCATTTATGGCACGGCTGGAGCCTTCTGTGGTTAGATTGAATCATTCATTTTGAGATTTGCCTGggcttgatatatatatatatatatatatagatagatagatagatagatagatagatagataattTTATTGCCTCACCACTCAAATATTATTCCTGACATGCGGTACCAATTTGCCAAATTAGTAAAATCTTTAACAAATATTACACCAGAAAATGTGAGATTGAATCTACATTGTATACCACTCGAGGCATCCtgccaaagtttttttttttttttgttgaagggAGGCAGCCTGTGAAAGTCATGAAAAAGGCTCAGAAGGTTAGAAAATACATAGGCGGCTGATGTGATACAAATGGTTCATTTGTTTGTGTAAATGCAAAAAAGAATGAAAGTAGATTTGTCTAAAGTAAAACTTTATCAGCCTGATTCACTTAAAAGCAATTGGCAAGTAGATAAAGCCCACTTCAAATTTGTCCGTTTCTCCTGTGTGTCTCGAGCTGCACTTAAATCATTTGTTTTTTGACGTAGAGATGTCATAATGCATATAATAAGAGCTAGGATTGTCTCTGGAAGCACTTCAACCATTGCAGAGAGTACAGTGCAAGTGTGGAAGTCTCTTGAGTCCTGTGGAAGTAGGATTCAGCGACTAGTCTTACAATTGAATGATACGTTATTTTATCTCTTACAATATAATGCAAATTCTATCCTTAATCTTCATGCACACCGTCTATAGTCTTCGCCCCCAATTCCACCCTGATCGTGGAGACGGAGCCTCCCTGCGGCCACCCTTCTCTTGCATTAAGGTACGCGTCGGGCTTTTTTTGGTATAAGTGGCGTAAATAGCATtgaaggcttttttttttttttttgttaaaatacTCCCAAGTCCCGCCATAAGAAAAGATGCATACTTgctattttaatataaatatattaagatAAGCATTCACactattttaatataaatatattttaaagaatcagaaaacaacaagttccaAAAAAATCCTTAAGCATTATATCAATCCAAAGTATCTCACCAAAATGGTCAGCCATGGAAGGAACCATCCAATATGCAGCTGCATTGGCCAGTAGATTTGTCTCAATGTGAAGAAGATGCACCTTCGTGCCCAACTGAAAGTAGGAGGTGAGTACTCACCTTCCTAGTTTATCTTTAGATTCAGCTAATTACCAAAGTACAATTACcttcaattaaaataaaattgacTCTTAGAAAGTAGCATGCACCGAGCATGCAAACATGCTTTCTTTCAAACTAACATGGCGCATGCTGGCTTGGAGTAaccgctatatatatatatatatatatatatatatatatatatatatatatatatatatatatatatatatatatatatatatatatatatatatatatatatatatatatatatatatatatatattgtttttaagttaagGCTTTTGCTGTTTATCATCTTTAGCAATTAACTGTCTAAAGGATATGTATGGTCATTTTAATCTCAGGAAAAAAATTAGAGTCATATAATTCCgactaaaaattaatttttagcaaaaaaaaagtccAGAAAGGCTGGAAATGATATCACCAGGCCAaagtgaaaaagaagaaaaagaaaatcccgACGCCAGCCACCATGAGAGCACGGCTGTACGTATGTTTCTCGTCGCCAGCTTCTTCTCGAACCTTCCACCGGCTTCTCGCCTTGTTTCTCTTCCAGAGATTTCCATCACTCTCTCCATGTCTTCTCCTtcccctccccttcccttccctcAAATCCATCAGACCAACCATTCGCCATCACCACCGCTAAGTAAGTAGTAGAAGAAAAGCAGGAGGAGTCGCAGAGCGGAAGAGAAAGCTAAGAGATGGGAGTGGACTACTATAAAATCCTCCAAGTCGACAAGAACGCGAAAGACGAAGACCTCAAGAAGGCGTACCGCAAGCTCGCCATGCGATGGCACCCCGACAAGAACCCCAACAACAAGAAGGAAGCAGAGACCAAATTCAAACAGATCTCCGAGGCCTACGAGGTACGCAGTCCAATGCCCGATCTCTTCTCCCACTCGATTCCCACGTCAAATCCCCTCCAAAGATCGCCTTCTGTCCACTTATGTTGATCCGTTTTATAGGTCTCACCTCAAATTCTCCACCTGTTCAAATCCGTTCCGTAGGTCTCGCCTAAAATTCGCTTTGAGGATCACTCTTTTTCTCCTGTTGTCCTCTTTTTTAGGTCTTGTCCCCAATTCTCGTCCAAAGATCACGTTTTTGCATGTATTTCAGTTTGTCTTATAGGTTTTAGCTCAAAATTCCTCCAAAGATTGCACTTCTGGACGCCTAATTGTCCCCTTTTTTTAATCTATTATCTTGAATTCCGATCCACGTCACTTTCTTACCCTATTTTTTGCTGTTCTTTGTAGGTTTTGAGTGACCCTCAGAAGCGCGCCATCTACGATGAGTACGGAGAGGAGGGGCTCAAGGGGCAGGCCCCGCCCCCGGGGGCCGGCGGAACCTCTTTCTTTCCCGGCAGCGGGGAAGGGCCCACAGTGTTCCGCTTCAACCCGAGGAATGAAAACGACATTTTCGCCGAGTTCTTCGGGTTCTCGAGCCCGTTCGGGAGCATGGGTGGCGGCGGAAACGGCGGGATGAGGGGTGGTACCAGGTTCTCGAGCTCGATGTTCGGGGATGACTTCTTTGGGTCGACGTTTGGTCGCGGGGAGGGGCCGATGGATTCCCGTCAGCCGCGGAAGGCGGCGCCGATCGAGAATTTGTTGCCATGCAGCCTCGAGGATTTGTACAAAGGCACcacgaagaagatgaagatctcCAGGGAGATTGCGGATATGAGTGGGTAATTTTCTTCTCTAAATCTTTTTTTGATCTTAGAaatgcttttttatttttatttttttttgctctgtTTGATgggaaaaaagtttttttttagctttttttttggctctGGTTTGCTTTGTTTGGTTCGATTAAGAAGTGATGAAAGATGGGTGTGGAAAATTATATCAATTAAGTGCGCTTTGATTGATGAGATGCCATGTTTATATGATTACACAAGCTtcattttgaatggtattaCTTGCGCTTCTATTTTATTACTGTTTAAGTATTATGAGTGAGAAATAGTTTACTTAGTTTTATTGTTTGTTGAAGGAATGCTATGCTATTATGTTAATTTGActgcttgatttaattattcttATTTAGGTGTATTGTGACCTTAATATATAGTATTATTGATGGTTTTCAGCCATCCGCATCTAGAAATTGAGTTTTGTCTGCTTTGCGGCCAACCATATGAACAATTTGATTAAACTTACCTACTAAGATGGGCATTTTGATAATGCTGGATTGTTCTTTTCCATGTCCATATCAAACTCAAACTTCGAATTGCCTCACAACATCAGTTTATTGTTGGCATCCTATAATTGTTTGTCACTCTCCTAACCAATGCTAATCAATGCACCCTCTGATGATGAGCTTCTGCACGTTTCTTTATGACTTTAATTGAGGTGATGGCATGTTGTAGTGAATAGTCAGAGACAACAGATATTTGAATTGGCAGTACATGTCATAGGTATATCTGCTTCTTAGCCAACTCGCATCTCTCCATCTGCACACAAATGTCACTCCAATAAAGATTCACAGGTTAAATTACCAGATCCTGGGtctgttgagcatatttcaAAATTAATGCTTTCGCCTGTCAACACTGTCATGTATGAGGAGATATTTTTATTACCTTCAAGTGACCAATGGGGGGTAGTGATCACTTCGAGATATTAGCAAGTAAAGCATATGCATGCGTATCAGGTATGATGAGGCAAGAATTAGATGCTACTTCTGCCAAATTTTCACAGGCCAGATGATAGAGGAGATACTAATCCTGTAGCA is a genomic window of Phoenix dactylifera cultivar Barhee BC4 chromosome 4, palm_55x_up_171113_PBpolish2nd_filt_p, whole genome shotgun sequence containing:
- the LOC103722940 gene encoding LOW QUALITY PROTEIN: transcription activator GLK2-like (The sequence of the model RefSeq protein was modified relative to this genomic sequence to represent the inferred CDS: inserted 2 bases in 1 codon), which encodes MLAISPQRDSNGDERDPEVGSRWASTEEFCNRFMGGNFLGDINFDDLFAGDMLPDQEVDPAQILAAFSVDWTPELHRRFVEVVEQLGIDKAVPSRILELMGIDCLTRHNVARDLQKYRSHRKHLLAMEAEATRWSKRWHMHAGCGSGDGAMRDRNLWLLSTMAFPPSSCPTLKATTCMGAPHCRLVTSSSVAKSSGLRPLTTTSPAVGSSATSIASSTNQPSLLAHPLPKGSFSLPLSSLSIFCWKCVCLCVCKNNNMPREKRFRDIEFQHTSVGSSSDQSLRSQQPDDPQQHESQSVHVPPVEHISSMLRRFLPPQRFPVPTVPGIPPCSLYRPENVVPQSSKLSSFLLSPDAHPSKESIDAAIGDALAKPCLPLPLGLKPPPLEAVLXRQGISNIPPACS
- the LOC103722932 gene encoding signaling peptide TAXIMIN 2-like: MARCRPLGFLLGLPFAMLALLLSLVGAVVWFIGFVLTCICPCCCGCCAWVANFAVDMIQLPVKSIRWFIDHIPC
- the LOC103722931 gene encoding dnaJ homolog subfamily B member 13-like encodes the protein MGVDYYKILQVDKNAKDEDLKKAYRKLAMRWHPDKNPNNKKEAETKFKQISEAYEVLSDPQKRAIYDEYGEEGLKGQAPPPGAGGTSFFPGSGEGPTVFRFNPRNENDIFAEFFGFSSPFGSMGGGGNGGMRGGTRFSSSMFGDDFFGSTFGRGEGPMDSRQPRKAAPIENLLPCSLEDLYKGTTKKMKISREIADMSGKTMPVEEILSIDIKPGWKKGTKITFPEKGNEQPNVIPADIVFIIDEKPHPVFTREGNDLVVTKKISLVEALTGYTVHLMTLDGRSLTIPINSVIHPSYEEIVPREGMPIPKDPSRKGYLRIKFDIKFPTRLTSEQKAGITRLLSP